A window from Kovacikia minuta CCNUW1 encodes these proteins:
- a CDS encoding response regulator — protein MRILLVEDDDCIAKTIETVLVKESYVVDVAIDGEAGWRLVETFAYDLILLDVLLPKMDGLTLCRQLRSHNFQTPILLITSQNSSSDRVEGLDAGADDYLAKPFEVPELLARIRVLLRRSSCPVAPLLEWEYLRLNPDSREVTYREHPLHLTPKEYRLLELFLRNPHHVFSRNRILEHLWNCEETPGEDTVTAHIKGLRQKLKKAGAPSQLIETVYGVGYRLKRFAASSSVVTAGRSNPPQQTVIAKNGAEKPPQLSADSLALPSHNQEKFQGALKARQTQVALNNLWEKFKERNRDRLRVLERAIDAWRQNRLDDELHQQGQWAAHKLAGALGIFGLTQGSYLALELEKNFKQRLALNPQQLSHLVELLAGLESIIQQGPPNRTGQLFTSKGCPLLLVDGDSDLIKQLIQASQLQQMQIKRIVNLQSAQQEIALHAAPQNAVTLSPTSLPDALILEFSTASTTPESFTQLADLTQKFPHMPVLLVSDRASLDLRLQLTKAGIRAILPKLPPAPMLEMISQMQFQSGVSMPKTPRKLLPARVLVVDDDPQVLMVMRTLLEPWGLQLTTLEHPPQFWDTLESVAPDLLILDVEMPQFNGIELCQVVRNAPRWSQLPILFLTVHTDANTLRQVLMAGANDLIGKPIAEFEVVGRILPSIRTAAPVTELYKTRSLRIGNSFRTIQIPDFF, from the coding sequence ATGAGAATCCTGCTGGTTGAAGATGATGACTGTATTGCCAAAACGATTGAAACTGTTCTTGTAAAGGAAAGTTACGTTGTGGATGTGGCGATCGACGGCGAGGCTGGCTGGCGATTGGTTGAAACCTTTGCCTACGATTTGATTTTGCTTGATGTTCTACTGCCCAAAATGGATGGGCTAACCCTCTGCCGCCAGTTACGATCGCACAACTTTCAAACTCCCATCCTGCTGATTACGTCTCAGAATTCCAGCAGCGATCGAGTTGAGGGGTTAGATGCAGGAGCGGATGACTATTTAGCAAAACCGTTTGAAGTGCCCGAACTGCTTGCCCGAATCCGAGTGCTATTACGGCGTAGCAGTTGTCCTGTGGCTCCTTTGTTGGAGTGGGAATATCTCCGGTTGAATCCGGACTCGCGAGAGGTGACCTATCGCGAACACCCGCTGCACCTGACTCCTAAAGAATATCGGCTGCTTGAACTGTTTCTTCGCAATCCTCATCATGTATTTAGTCGCAATCGGATTTTGGAACACCTGTGGAACTGCGAGGAAACACCCGGTGAAGATACGGTTACCGCTCACATTAAGGGATTGCGGCAAAAGTTGAAAAAGGCGGGCGCACCGTCTCAGTTAATTGAAACGGTTTATGGAGTTGGTTATCGTCTAAAACGGTTTGCCGCCAGTAGCTCTGTGGTCACTGCTGGGCGCTCGAATCCCCCTCAACAAACAGTCATTGCTAAAAATGGAGCAGAAAAACCTCCCCAGTTGAGTGCAGATTCTTTAGCGTTACCCAGCCACAATCAGGAGAAATTTCAGGGCGCGTTGAAAGCGCGGCAAACTCAGGTAGCACTTAACAACCTGTGGGAAAAATTTAAGGAGCGGAACCGCGATCGCCTGCGGGTGCTGGAGCGGGCGATCGATGCGTGGAGGCAAAATCGCCTGGATGATGAATTACATCAACAGGGACAATGGGCAGCTCACAAATTAGCTGGGGCATTAGGCATTTTTGGATTGACCCAGGGTTCCTATCTGGCGTTGGAACTGGAAAAGAACTTTAAACAAAGGCTAGCCCTAAACCCCCAACAACTGAGTCACCTGGTGGAGTTGTTAGCAGGTCTGGAATCCATCATTCAACAGGGGCCTCCTAATCGAACCGGGCAACTGTTTACGAGCAAGGGATGCCCCTTACTGCTGGTAGACGGTGATTCAGACCTGATTAAACAACTGATTCAGGCGAGTCAACTGCAACAGATGCAGATAAAACGGATTGTTAATTTGCAATCAGCTCAGCAGGAAATTGCTCTGCATGCTGCGCCTCAAAATGCGGTAACGCTCAGCCCAACTTCTCTCCCAGATGCTCTAATACTGGAGTTTTCGACTGCCAGCACAACCCCAGAAAGTTTTACCCAATTAGCCGACTTAACTCAAAAATTTCCCCATATGCCAGTGTTACTGGTCAGCGATCGGGCAAGTTTAGATCTGCGTCTTCAATTAACAAAAGCAGGAATCCGTGCCATTCTGCCCAAACTGCCTCCAGCACCCATGTTAGAAATGATCTCGCAGATGCAGTTTCAGTCTGGTGTATCGATGCCAAAAACTCCTCGCAAACTCTTGCCTGCCAGGGTTCTGGTTGTTGACGATGACCCTCAAGTATTAATGGTCATGCGGACCTTGTTGGAACCCTGGGGACTCCAACTCACCACGTTGGAACATCCCCCCCAGTTCTGGGATACGCTCGAAAGTGTTGCCCCCGATTTACTCATTCTCGATGTGGAGATGCCGCAGTTCAATGGGATTGAATTGTGTCAGGTTGTCCGCAATGCCCCCCGTTGGAGCCAATTACCCATTTTGTTTCTGACGGTACACACAGACGCGAATACCCTGCGGCAAGTTTTGATGGCAGGGGCCAATGATCTGATTGGCAAACCGATCGCAGAGTTTGAAGTTGTCGGTCGAATCCTCCCATCAATTAGAACGGCTGCGCCTGTCACAGAGCTTTACAAAACTCGAAGCCTGAGGATAGGCAACTCCTTTCGCACCATTCAGATCCCCGACTTTTTTTAG
- a CDS encoding helix-turn-helix transcriptional regulator, whose translation MLTQSERPKLLTHTRSFLLQGVLESLLDGILILTHQGEQIYTNDAARRICQQINQGKPIPPVPKEIWQACEALIESRSLYPDRPVIIESEITLSRTEVFRMRVRWLSLEDTQHPYLVVLLEDYCQSLQSRAISEVQQYSLTPRQAEVWLLHRMGYSYQEIADELYISHNTVKKHIKDIYAKQQRSQEILVGGRC comes from the coding sequence ATGTTGACACAATCAGAACGACCCAAACTGTTAACTCACACGCGCTCATTTCTGTTGCAGGGTGTCCTCGAAAGTTTGCTCGACGGTATCCTAATTCTGACCCACCAGGGTGAGCAAATTTATACCAACGATGCTGCTCGTCGGATTTGCCAACAAATTAATCAGGGCAAGCCGATACCCCCTGTACCAAAAGAAATTTGGCAGGCGTGCGAGGCGTTAATTGAGAGTCGATCGCTCTACCCCGATCGCCCAGTTATCATTGAATCAGAGATTACCCTGAGTCGAACAGAAGTATTTCGAATGCGGGTTCGCTGGTTGTCTCTGGAAGATACCCAACATCCTTACCTGGTTGTGCTGCTAGAGGACTATTGCCAATCCCTACAAAGTCGGGCAATTTCCGAGGTTCAGCAATATAGCCTAACGCCCCGTCAGGCTGAAGTTTGGCTCTTACATCGCATGGGCTACAGCTATCAAGAAATTGCCGATGAGTTGTACATTAGCCATAACACTGTTAAGAAACATATCAAAGACATCTACGCCAAGCAACAGCGATCGCAGGAAATTCTCGTGGGAGGGAGGTGTTGA